One Luteibacter aegosomaticola genomic window carries:
- a CDS encoding KdsC family phosphatase translates to MAYTHYTEIPADVLARAARIRVVVFDVDGTLTDGRLWYAEDGRETKVFHVHDGLGLKRLQENGIKVAIITARISHPVSLRAEELGIQHVYQGQKDKRATLNALLEALHLEPAEAAFVGDDLPDLPAMGISGLAVAVANAHPWVAERAHWRTRLTGGYGAAREVADMILAAQGKAEAERDRWL, encoded by the coding sequence ATGGCCTATACCCACTACACCGAGATTCCCGCCGACGTCCTCGCCCGCGCCGCACGCATCCGCGTGGTCGTGTTCGACGTGGATGGCACGCTGACCGACGGGCGCCTCTGGTACGCCGAGGACGGCCGTGAGACCAAGGTCTTCCACGTCCATGATGGCCTGGGCCTCAAGCGGCTGCAGGAGAACGGCATCAAGGTCGCCATCATCACGGCCCGCATCAGCCACCCTGTGTCGCTGCGCGCCGAGGAACTGGGTATCCAGCACGTTTACCAGGGCCAGAAGGACAAGCGCGCCACCCTTAACGCCCTGCTCGAAGCCCTGCACCTGGAGCCGGCCGAGGCTGCGTTCGTCGGCGACGACCTGCCCGACCTGCCCGCGATGGGGATCAGCGGCCTGGCCGTCGCCGTGGCCAACGCCCACCCCTGGGTCGCCGAGCGCGCGCACTGGCGCACCCGCCTGACCGGCGGCTATGGCGCCGCCCGCGAAGTGGCTGACATGATCCTGGCCGCGCAGGGCAAGGCCGAAGCCGAGCGGGATCGCTGGCTGTGA
- the lptC gene encoding LPS export ABC transporter periplasmic protein LptC translates to MSVFNLFKDRSAAGTLGILAVALGASTLLYYWVAPEKKVDDFIGPPRSGYVLTNFDLDSYNEEGQAAFKLIAPHLERREGDESLYINAPKFVLPPTKDTTAPPWTGHSEYGWVNKDGTLLKLQGLVHMDRVAFDTNPPASIDTSEVTAWPKENRLETAEAARIVQGTSTMNGIGMRANLDTKHLELLDAVHTQYQPRKR, encoded by the coding sequence GTGAGTGTCTTCAACCTGTTCAAAGACCGCAGCGCCGCCGGGACGCTGGGCATCCTGGCCGTCGCGCTGGGCGCCAGCACCCTCCTCTATTACTGGGTCGCCCCCGAGAAGAAGGTCGATGATTTCATCGGCCCGCCGCGCTCGGGCTACGTCCTGACCAACTTCGACCTGGACTCGTACAACGAGGAAGGCCAGGCTGCCTTCAAGCTCATCGCGCCCCATCTGGAGCGGCGCGAAGGCGACGAATCGCTGTATATCAACGCTCCGAAGTTCGTGCTGCCGCCGACCAAGGACACCACGGCGCCGCCGTGGACGGGCCACTCCGAGTACGGCTGGGTCAACAAGGACGGCACGCTGCTCAAGCTGCAGGGCCTGGTCCATATGGACCGCGTGGCGTTCGATACCAACCCGCCGGCCAGCATCGATACCTCCGAGGTCACGGCGTGGCCTAAGGAAAACCGGCTAGAGACCGCCGAGGCAGCCCGCATTGTGCAGGGAACCTCTACAATGAACGGCATTGGCATGCGCGCCAACCTCGATACCAAGCA